The window CGATTCCCCCTGTAGGCGGTAACCCAATCTCAAGTGCATTCAGAAAATCTTCGTCCGTGGTATTTGCTTCCTCATCCCCCTGAGCCAGAAGTTCCTCCTGGGCCTTAAAGCGTTCTCTCTGATCAATAGGGTCGTTCAGCTCAGAGTATGCGTTAGCCATCTCCCATCCATTCATAAAGAACTCAAAACGTTCCACGTACTCGGGATTTTCTGGCTTTTTCTTTGTGAGGGGTGAAATTTCAATGGGATGATCCATCACAAAAGTAGGCTGAATCAGGTGCTCCTCTGCATATTCCTCGAAGAAAAGACTTAAAATATCCCCTTTCTTATGCCTGTCCTCAAATTCAATCCCCTTTTCCCTGGCAAGATTTTTAGCCTCCTCGGTTGTCTCCACTTTATTAAAATCTACACCAGCATATTTCTTCACCGCGTCTATCATTGTAATTCGCTCAAACGGCTTGCCCAGATCCATCTCCACACCATTGTATACAATTGTTGTAGTCCCCAGTACTTCCTGAGCCACATGGCGGTACAGATTTTCAGTTAAATCCATCATGCCATGGTAGTCTGTATATGCCTGATAAAGTTCCATCAATGTAAATTCGGGATTATGGCGGGTATCCAGTCCCTCATTACGGAAAACCCGGCCAATTTCATATACACGTTCCATTCCACCGACAATCAGTCTCTTTAAATACAGTTCCAGAGAAATGCGAAGCTTGAAATCCTCATCTAATGCATTAAAATGCGTCTCAAACGGCCTTGCCGCAGCGCCGCCTGCATTGCTTACGAGCATCGGAGTCTCCACTTCCATGAAGCCTTCTCCGTCTAAATACCTTCTGACTGCACTCAATATTTTAGAACGTTTAATAAATGTGTCCTTCACTTCTGGATTCATAATCAAATCCACATATCTCTGCCTATACCTAGTATCTGTATTTGTCAGGCCATGGAACTTTTCAGGTAAAATCTGAAGACTTTTAGAAAGTAATTCTACAGATGCGGCATGAATAGAGATCTCGCCAGTCTTAGTTGTAAAGACTTCCCCAGTTATGCCAACTATATCGCCAACATCCATCTTCTTAAACTCTTTGTAGGCTTCCTCTCCCAGGCTGTCCCTTGCCACATAAGACTGTATATTCCCTTTCAGATCCTGCACATTGCAAAAAGAAGCTTTCCCCATAACACGTTTGGACATCATCCGCCCTGCAATAGAAACTGTCTTTCCTTCTAATGCCTCATAATCATCTCTGATCTCCTGGCTGTGGTGTGTCTGGTTATATTTTGTGATGACAAATGGATCCTTGCCATTCTGCTGTAAATCTGCCAACTTCTCGCGGCGTACCTTCTTCAATTGATTCAGGTCTGGTTCCTGTTCGTTCTTTTTACTATTTTTCTGCTGCTCGGACACTGCTCTTCTCCTTCCTTTATATAGGCAAATTCAGGAGCTGCGGCAAAATAGATTCTTGACCACAAAATAAAGTAATCCCCCTTTAGGGTTTATCATGTGCTGAAGTTCTATGTTTGCGGCAGCCCCTGCCTTTCCTGATTATATTACATTGAGCGGCTGATCTCTAATACTTTATATTGAATCTGGCCTGCCTGTGTTTCAACATCTACCAAATCGCCTGCCTTTTTTCCCAACAGCGCCTGTCCTACAGGTGACTCGTTGGAAATCTTCCCTTCCAGGCTGTTTGCTTCTGTTGACCCTACAATTTTAAACTCCATCTCCTCGTCAAACGTAACATCAAATACCTTTACTGTACAGCCTACATTGATTTTATCAAGGTCAACCTCGTCCTCCACAACTACTTCGGCATTCTTCAAAATGCCTTCCAGTTCCTCTATGCGGGCTTCAATATCGCGCTGCTCATCTTTAGCTGCATCATACTCAGCATTTTCAGACAAGTCCCCCTGCTCCCGTGCCTCTTTAATTTTACCTGCAACTTCTTTTCTTTTGACTACTTTCAGGTTTTCAAGCTCATCCTCAAGAGCCTTTAAACCTGCATAAGTAAGTAATCTCTTCTTTGCTTCTGCCATTGCTACTGCTCCCTTTCTTTCCTATTTTCTTTTCCGTATTTTTATCTTTCTTTTTAAAGATTTATTCTTTAAAATCAGTTCTTCTTCCTACCGATTTCTTGTCCTTTTAAATTTATATTTCACAATTTCAATATTATAACTAATACCTATAATGATGTCAAGATATTTTCCAGCTCTTCATAAGACTCCACCCTATTAATCTCATCCCTGAGCCTGGCCGCCCCATGAAGGCCTTTCGTATACCATGCAACATGCTTGCGCATTTCCCTGATTCCCAGATAATCTCCCTTATATTCCATCTGGAGCCTGGCATGCCTAAGCATAGTTTCTCTGATCTGGCCAATATCCGGCCGTGGGGGCATGCTGCCTGTCTTTTCATATGATATAAGCTCTGAAAATATCCACGGGTTACCCTGGGCCCCTCTCGCTATCATAACGCCGTCACAGCCTGTTTCCTTTTGTATGGCAACTGCCTTTTCTCCTGAAGTCACATCTCCGTTTCCAATAACCGGGATAGTAACGGCCTCCTTGACCTTGCGGATAATATCCCAATCTGCCTTACCTGAATAATACTGTTCCCTAGTCCTGCCATGGACAGCTAATGCTGACGCACCCGCCTCCTCTATAATTTTTGCGATTTCCACAGCATTTACATGTCCATCATCAAACCCTTTCCGTATTTTCACCGTAACAGGTTTATGGATTGCCTTTACTACCGCAGACACAACCTCATACACCAATCTCGGATTTTTCATAAGCGCAGACCCTTCCCCATTCCGAACTACTTTAGGAACCGGGCATCCCATATTTATATCCAATAATGCAAATGGCCTGTCCTCTATACGCCGAGCCATCTCACTGATAATTTTGGGATCTGACCCAAATAGTTGAAGGGATACAGGCATCTCCTTTGGGTGTATCTCCAAAAGGCCTTCTGTATTTTTGTTATTATACAAAATCCCTTTTGCACTTACCATTTCCATACATACCAGGCCGGCTCCCTGTTCCCTGCAAAGCAAGCGAAATGGCAGGTCTGTTACCCCTGCCATAGGTCCTAATATATAAGAGTTTTCAAACTGAACATTGCCAATTTTCAAATACTTCATGTCTATTATCTCACTATTTCCTATTTTTATTATATATCAAACGAAGTCCGTCAAGAGTCAGGTCCGGCTTATATTCATTGATACAGTCAGTTTCTCTAGCGATAATCTTTCCCAGTCCTCCGGTAGCTACCACCATAGCCTCTCTGTAGCCGGACTCCTCCTTCATTTTTTTAATAATATATTCGGTCTGGCCAATAGCGCCATAGACCAGTCCCGCCTGCATACTGGTGATTGTTTCCTTGGCCAGTATAGTAGCCGGCTTTTTAATCTCTATCGCCGGAAGCATGGCGGCCCCTCCCCACAGCGAACGGCCCGCAGTCTCTATCCCCGGCGCAGTAATCCCGGCCTCAAAGGTCCCGCCAGGGCCGATTAGGTCATATGTTGTAGCTGTCCCGAAATCCACAACAATCACCGGCCCTCCATATAATTCATATCCCGCCACAGCATCTACAATGCGGTCCGGCCCAATTTCTTTTGGATTCTCTGTCACAATCCGGATGCCTGTCTTAATCCCTGCGGAAACAACAAGAGGGTTGACCTTCAAATATTTTATAATGCCATTGGTGAGCGAATGCATAATATCAGGAACCACCGATGCCACAATGACTGCGTGGATATCCTGGGGGCCAATGTCCCGGTGCTCTAAGATCCCACAGATCGTAAATCCATATTCATCCGAAGTACGCGGCTGTTTTGTCGTCATCCTGAAAGTCCCTGACAAACTCTCATTTTCAAAAACCCCTAGTGTAATATTTGTATTCCCAACATCAATTGTCAGTAACATCTATCTTTTCCCCCAAATAAAATATTTTATAAAACAACTCAAGAGATTCAAAAGTCTCAGCTTTCGTGCGCTGCAGCTCTTTTATTTTAAGGACACTGCCTATCTCATCAAAAGCAAAATCATTCTCCTGATGTTCTACACGCAGCTCCAGATTACCTTCCCCGTCATAAACAACCGTCAGGATCCCTCCCACGTCCTCCGTGAACAGGACGCACATGATCTGCAGTTCCTGCCGGATTGTCTCTGGAAGAGACTCAAACTCCGGATTCAGATAAAATTTACGCTCATAAGAACTGGCGGCACAAAGTATAACCTCTTCTTCCATTATAGATCCTTTCTGGTGTGTAAAGGGGGTCTGTCCCTTTTGCAAAGGGGACTGTCCCTCTTGCACGCCATTTTCTGAATATTCTTAATTTATGAGAAACAATCTACCTGTTTCGAGTATTTTATACATACCCATATACCCCTCTGACGGATACTTCTCCTGCAAATACGGCCTCTTCCTGTCCATCTTCCCGACGTACCAGGAGCTCCCCATGCCTATTAATGCCTAGGGCAATTGCAGTAAATTGTTCTTTTGCACCTAAAATTCTGACTTCTTTTTCTCTGTTCACAAGCAAGCTGTTATATTTATCCTTTAGATTTTCCAGATTTTGAGCCTGCATAAATAAAGCGTAATTCTTTTCAAAATATTTCATGATAACCGCAATAATTTTGCTGCGCTTTATTTTCTGTCCTGTTTCTATATAAATGGAAGTTGCTTTTTCATTCAGTTCCTCCGGGAATGTCTGTATATTTACATTAATCCCGACACCTATTACAACATGATTTATATAGTCTATTTCTGTACTCATCTCCGTCAGAATTCCAACCAGTTTCTTTCCGTTCAGTACGATATCATTGGGCCATTTAATCTGCACATCCAGGCCAGTACATTCCTTTAACCCTTCTGCAGTACTCAGAGCCACCACCAAGGTCAGCATAGGAGCTTTATCAGGCGGAATCTCCGGGCGCAGTAAAATTGACATATAAATACTGCTACCTGCAGGCGACTCCCAAAAACGGCCACGCCGGCCGCGGCCTTTATCTTGCTGGTTTGCCGTGACCAGTGTCCCATGGGGCATTCCCTTCTCCCCCAGCTGTTTAGCCTGAATATTAGTGGAATCTGTCTTTTCAAAGAAAAATACCTGCTGGCCGGCC of the Luxibacter massiliensis genome contains:
- the greA gene encoding transcription elongation factor GreA; the protein is MAEAKKRLLTYAGLKALEDELENLKVVKRKEVAGKIKEAREQGDLSENAEYDAAKDEQRDIEARIEELEGILKNAEVVVEDEVDLDKINVGCTVKVFDVTFDEEMEFKIVGSTEANSLEGKISNESPVGQALLGKKAGDLVDVETQAGQIQYKVLEISRSM
- the dusB gene encoding tRNA dihydrouridine synthase DusB, producing the protein MKYLKIGNVQFENSYILGPMAGVTDLPFRLLCREQGAGLVCMEMVSAKGILYNNKNTEGLLEIHPKEMPVSLQLFGSDPKIISEMARRIEDRPFALLDINMGCPVPKVVRNGEGSALMKNPRLVYEVVSAVVKAIHKPVTVKIRKGFDDGHVNAVEIAKIIEEAGASALAVHGRTREQYYSGKADWDIIRKVKEAVTIPVIGNGDVTSGEKAVAIQKETGCDGVMIARGAQGNPWIFSELISYEKTGSMPPRPDIGQIRETMLRHARLQMEYKGDYLGIREMRKHVAWYTKGLHGAARLRDEINRVESYEELENILTSL
- a CDS encoding type III pantothenate kinase, producing the protein MLLTIDVGNTNITLGVFENESLSGTFRMTTKQPRTSDEYGFTICGILEHRDIGPQDIHAVIVASVVPDIMHSLTNGIIKYLKVNPLVVSAGIKTGIRIVTENPKEIGPDRIVDAVAGYELYGGPVIVVDFGTATTYDLIGPGGTFEAGITAPGIETAGRSLWGGAAMLPAIEIKKPATILAKETITSMQAGLVYGAIGQTEYIIKKMKEESGYREAMVVATGGLGKIIARETDCINEYKPDLTLDGLRLIYNKNRK
- a CDS encoding DUF6145 family protein, producing the protein MEEEVILCAASSYERKFYLNPEFESLPETIRQELQIMCVLFTEDVGGILTVVYDGEGNLELRVEHQENDFAFDEIGSVLKIKELQRTKAETFESLELFYKIFYLGEKIDVTDN
- a CDS encoding biotin--[acetyl-CoA-carboxylase] ligase, whose amino-acid sequence is MKSEILKMLREDDGYVSGQQLCEKFGVSRTAIWKAINQLKEEGYQVEAVRNRGYHIVSSPDVVTEEELISVLDTVWAGQQVFFFEKTDSTNIQAKQLGEKGMPHGTLVTANQQDKGRGRRGRFWESPAGSSIYMSILLRPEIPPDKAPMLTLVVALSTAEGLKECTGLDVQIKWPNDIVLNGKKLVGILTEMSTEIDYINHVVIGVGINVNIQTFPEELNEKATSIYIETGQKIKRSKIIAVIMKYFEKNYALFMQAQNLENLKDKYNSLLVNREKEVRILGAKEQFTAIALGINRHGELLVRREDGQEEAVFAGEVSVRGVYGYV